In Gammaproteobacteria bacterium CG11_big_fil_rev_8_21_14_0_20_46_22, the genomic stretch CTCCTCGCGATGACAGAATCAGCAACTATGCAAAAAGCAGCGTCATTGCGAGCGAACGACAGTGAGCGCGGCAATCTCAAGCGCCAAAAAAAGATCGCCGCGTCGCTTCGCTCCTCGCGATGACGATAAGTAAAGAATCATAAGCCTTTAACCAAGCGGTCAATCGCTTGCAGTTCTTCAAGCAGCTCGCGCAGTTGATGCAAAGGCCAGGAGTTTGGCCCATCACTTAAGGCTTTTTCAGGGTCAGGATGCGTTTCCATAAACAAACCAGAAATACCCACGGCCACCGCCGCACGCGCCAAGGGCGCGATAAACTCGCGCTGACCACCCGAACTCGCACCTTGACCACCGGGCAGTTGCACCGAGTGTGTGGCATCATAGACCACAGGACACTCGCTCTCGCGCATCACCACCAGTGAGCGCATGTCCGACACTAAATTATTGTAGCCAAATGAAACACCGCGCTCACAGACCATGATATTATCATTGCCCGCGGCTTTCATTTTCGCCACCACGTGTTTCATATCCCACGGCGCTAAAAATTGGCCCTTTTTCACATTCACAGGTTTGCCGGTTTGCGCGACACGCTGCATAAAATTCGTTTGACGACACAAAAACGCTGGCGTTTGCAAGACATCGACCACGCTCGCCACTTCATCCAAGGGTGTGTCTTCATGCACATCGGTCACCACAGGCACACCGATGT encodes the following:
- a CDS encoding 3-deoxy-8-phosphooctulonate synthase, with translation MKLCGHTIGLDQPFFLLAGPCAIESEQLAMDTAGALKEMTDALGITFVYKSSFDKANRSSHESFRGPGIEEGLRILSEVKKHIGVPVVTDVHEDTPLDEVASVVDVLQTPAFLCRQTNFMQRVAQTGKPVNVKKGQFLAPWDMKHVVAKMKAAGNDNIMVCERGVSFGYNNLVSDMRSLVVMRESECPVVYDATHSVQLPGGQGASSGGQREFIAPLARAAVAVGISGLFMETHPDPEKALSDGPNSWPLHQLRELLEELQAIDRLVKGL